CCTGCTGCAGTGACAGCAATAGATTAAGGATCTGCGACTGCACCGACACGTCCAGCGCCGACACCGCCTCGTCACACACCAGTAACCTGGGGTTGAGCGCCATGGCACGGGCAATGCCGATGCGCTGCCGCTGCCCGCCGGAAAACTCGTGAGGAAAGCGATCCAGCGCCGAGGCCGGCAACCCGACCCGCTCCAGCAGCTCCGCTGCCCAGGCCTGGCGTTCGCGCCAGCTGCCCAGCCGGTGAATGACAAAAGGTTCCTGCAACAGGGTACCTATGGTATGACGGCCGTTGAGGGATTCCTGAGGGTCTTGAAACACCATTTGCATCTGCCGCCGCAGGGGCTGCATTTGCCGCCGGCTGTACTGGGTAATATCGGTGCCGTCGTAAACAATGCGCCCGGAGGTGGGTTCGTGCAACTTAAGCAGGGTACGCGCCAAGGTAGACTTGCCACAGCCCGATTCTCCCACCAGTCCCAGGGTCTTGCCTTCTTCCAGCTCAAAGCTGACCCCATCGACCGCATACAGGGTTTTTCCCGAACGCAGCAGCCCCCCTCCAAGCGTAAAATGCTGCGTCAATCCATCCACTTTCAGCAGGGTGCTCATCAGGATAACTCCCGCCAGTGGTGGCACCAGACGTGGTGCACGCTATCCGCCTGCTCAAGAGCCGGCTGGGTGGCGCACACCTCGGTGCTGTAGGGGCAGCGGTTGGCGAAACGGCAGCCGGCAGACTGCTCCTCCAGCGAGGGCACCTGCCCGGCGATGGCCGGCAACTCGGTTTTTCCCGGCCGATCCAGCCGGGGAATGGACGCCAGCAGGCCCCGTGTATAGGGATGGCGGGGGTGTTCAAACAACTCAAACACCCCTGCCTGCTCGGCACTGCGGCCGGCATACATCACCAGTACACGATCGCAGATCTGGGCCACCACACCCAGATCATGGGTAATAAAGATCACCGCCATGTTATTTTGCCGCTGCAGCTCGCGGATCAGGTGCAGGATTTGCGCCTGAATGGTCACGTCCAGTGCCGTGGTGGGCTCATCGCAAATCAGCAGTTCCGGTTCGCAAGCCAGCGCCATGGCGATCATCACCCGTTGCCGCATGCCCCCGGAAAGCTGGTGGGGATAAGCGGCCAGTCGGGCCTCGGCTTCCGGAATCCCCACCCGGCGCAGCATGGTCAGGGCCGCCTGCCGGCGCTGCGCCTTGTTCAGCTCCGGACGGTGCAATTCATAGACTTCCATCAGCTGGCGGCCCACGGTATGCACCGGATTTAGGGCTGTCATCGGCTCCTGAAAGATCATGGCGATCTTGTTGCCCCGCAACCGGTAGCGCTGTTGTGGGCTCAAGGTCAGCAGATCCTCGCCCTGAAACAGCGCCCGGCCTTTTTCCACCCTGCCCGCAGGTTGTGGCAGCAGGCCCAGCAGGCTGAGGGCGGTGACACTCTTGCCACAACCGGACTCGCCCACCAGCCCCAGGGTTTGCCCCGGCGCCAGCGAAAAACTGACGTCATCCACCACGCGAAAACAACCCGCTTCGGTGGTAAAGCTGACCGCCAGATTGTCCACTTCCAGCAGATTTCCCATCAGGCTTCGGGTCTCCGCCAGGTTTCCACCACCTCCAGCACCGGCTCATAGCGCTTGCCGCCAGCCTTGATTTCGGCCTGTTGCTGCTGATCGATCCAGAACAGGCCGCCGGTGCTATGGGGGTAACCTTCCATCGGCCAGAACAGGGATGGCGAGCGCTGGGTGCCTTTGCTCTCGGGCAGTTTCACATAACGCCAGTAAGCTTCCCGGGTGTAGGGCACCTGATAACCGGGTATAAAGATGGCCAGCTCGTGCACCCGGCGCTGTATTTGTCGGGAAATCGCCGCCTTGGCGTCCAGATCCATGGTGCGGCGGTATTCCTCGATTAACCGGTCGAGCTCGGCATCACTGATATTGAACAGGTTGTTGGTCTGAGGCTGGTCGGCGTTCAGGGAGTGGAAAAACTCCCAGTACTGGGGGTAAAGGCCGCCGCCACTCCAGCCCAGCCAGGCCGCCTCGTGTTTTTTCTCCAGCATGGCTTTGAAACCGGTGGCGCCATCCACCAGGTTAAGCTGCAGATCCAGGCCGGCCTTGCGTGCCTCTTCCCGCAGAATGGCCAGGCGAGCGGTGTGCTCCTGAGTGGTGTAGGTCACCGCCAGGCTGAGCCGGTCGCCCTGGCTGTTCAGCAGTATGCCCCCCGGCCCCTGGCGATCGTAGCCGGCCTCGGCAAACAGTGCCCGGGCTTGCTGAATGTCGTAGTCGCGGGCACGAATGTCATAATCGGTGAAATCCCCATAACCGGTGCCAAAGCCGTGCATGCGCTCGTAGTCGCCGCGCAATATGGTGTCCAGCATGCGCTGCATATTGATGGCATGGGCCATGCCCTGACGCACCCGCACATCCGCCAGTCTGGGGTGGGCGGTGTTGAGATGCAGCCCCTGGGCGCCCTGGCGCATTTCGTTATAGAACCAGATACGATTAATCAGGCCGTTGCGGTATTCGGGGGTGTTGGTCTTGTCGTGCCACCATTCGGGCAGGATCAGGCCAAAGGTGTCGATGTCACCACGCAGAAAGTGGCGGTAGGCGATATTGAGATCCCGTACCACGGTCAGCCGAATTTCATCCACATTGAACCTGTGCTTGTAGTAGGTAAGCTCGTTGCCCCACCAGTCATTCAGCCGCTTGAAGGTAATGGAGCGACCCCGTTTGACATCACTTATCACATAGGCGCCGGTCACCGGCACCACCTCCCAGTTATAACGGCGCACCCAGTCTTCGGTCATTTCATAGTAATGCTCGGGCTGGGGTACCAGGCCCACTGTATTGAGCAGCTCACGCCGGCTCTTGGGGCTGCCGGCGGTCACCGAGATGGTGTAATCGTCGTATTTGACCACCTCGGTGATTTCTTCGGTGAAGTAGTTGTTGTACCAGGGCGCCCGAATCACCTTGGATCGCATGAATTCCAGCGCAAACAGAAAGTCGTCGGCGGTCACCGGCTCGCCGTCGGACCAGCGAGCCTTTGGATTCAGCCGGAAATACATGGTGCGGTTGTCGTCGCCAAAGGCCCAGTGGGTGGCCAGGGCAGGAATGGGGTTTTCGGTGTCGGGGTGCAAGCCATACAGCCCGAGCTGGTTCTCCAGCACAAAAGAACGGAACGAAGTGTTGGAGTCGGGCCCCACGGTGCGAAAGGTGAGCGGAAAGCTCATCATCGTCATGTTGAAACGCCCGCCCCGCTTGGCCTCGGGCGAGGCAAAAATGGGATCCGCGTCATTGGTTTCCCACTCCAGGTTTTCGGGCAGCTCCGCCGCCTGCAGACTCAGGGCCAGACCAAAAGACGCGAGTATTGCCAGCAGTTTGTTCATGCAGTCCTCACCTATTCGTAACGGGAAAAGTGTTTGGGATCAAAGGCTTCACGAATGGCCTCACCGATAAAGGAAACATTGATCAGCACCAGCGACACCGCCGTCACCACGGACGCCACTATCCAGGGCGAATCCAGGTGGTTAACACCCTGACGCAACAGCTCGCCCCAGCTCGGGGTAGGCGGAGGCAAGCCAAAGCCCAGGTAATCGAGGGCGGTGAGCAGGGAAATATTGGCCACCACGGTAAAGGGAGCCAGGGTCACTATCATCATCAGGGTATTGGGCAGGATATGGTGCACGATAATACGCGTCGTGCCCGCCCCCTGGGCCCGGGCCGCCAGCACATAGTCCC
This genomic window from Oceanimonas doudoroffii contains:
- a CDS encoding ABC transporter ATP-binding protein, encoding MGNLLEVDNLAVSFTTEAGCFRVVDDVSFSLAPGQTLGLVGESGCGKSVTALSLLGLLPQPAGRVEKGRALFQGEDLLTLSPQQRYRLRGNKIAMIFQEPMTALNPVHTVGRQLMEVYELHRPELNKAQRRQAALTMLRRVGIPEAEARLAAYPHQLSGGMRQRVMIAMALACEPELLICDEPTTALDVTIQAQILHLIRELQRQNNMAVIFITHDLGVVAQICDRVLVMYAGRSAEQAGVFELFEHPRHPYTRGLLASIPRLDRPGKTELPAIAGQVPSLEEQSAGCRFANRCPYSTEVCATQPALEQADSVHHVWCHHWRELS
- a CDS encoding ABC transporter ATP-binding protein, whose protein sequence is MSTLLKVDGLTQHFTLGGGLLRSGKTLYAVDGVSFELEEGKTLGLVGESGCGKSTLARTLLKLHEPTSGRIVYDGTDITQYSRRQMQPLRRQMQMVFQDPQESLNGRHTIGTLLQEPFVIHRLGSWRERQAWAAELLERVGLPASALDRFPHEFSGGQRQRIGIARAMALNPRLLVCDEAVSALDVSVQSQILNLLLSLQQERGLAMLFIAHDLSVVKHVSDHIAVMYLGRIVEQAPADVLYRQPRHPYTKVLISAIPQPNPRERQDPMMLSGELPSPANPPSGCHFRTRCPYAGERCAREVPLLQGQQHRVACHYAAEIASGARQPCANMRPVTID
- a CDS encoding extracellular solute-binding protein, whose product is MNKLLAILASFGLALSLQAAELPENLEWETNDADPIFASPEAKRGGRFNMTMMSFPLTFRTVGPDSNTSFRSFVLENQLGLYGLHPDTENPIPALATHWAFGDDNRTMYFRLNPKARWSDGEPVTADDFLFALEFMRSKVIRAPWYNNYFTEEITEVVKYDDYTISVTAGSPKSRRELLNTVGLVPQPEHYYEMTEDWVRRYNWEVVPVTGAYVISDVKRGRSITFKRLNDWWGNELTYYKHRFNVDEIRLTVVRDLNIAYRHFLRGDIDTFGLILPEWWHDKTNTPEYRNGLINRIWFYNEMRQGAQGLHLNTAHPRLADVRVRQGMAHAINMQRMLDTILRGDYERMHGFGTGYGDFTDYDIRARDYDIQQARALFAEAGYDRQGPGGILLNSQGDRLSLAVTYTTQEHTARLAILREEARKAGLDLQLNLVDGATGFKAMLEKKHEAAWLGWSGGGLYPQYWEFFHSLNADQPQTNNLFNISDAELDRLIEEYRRTMDLDAKAAISRQIQRRVHELAIFIPGYQVPYTREAYWRYVKLPESKGTQRSPSLFWPMEGYPHSTGGLFWIDQQQQAEIKAGGKRYEPVLEVVETWRRPEA